A genomic region of Kluyveromyces marxianus DMKU3-1042 DNA, complete genome, chromosome 5 contains the following coding sequences:
- the SEC5 gene encoding exocyst subunit SEC5 has product MNGTFDVSEEQLLQFYHLKSLEPVTSWKEDSTLVYQLEDGQWEEDNLETSYAVLNDLLQQEHEFNRTKGSGTTLEKEDVKDPLNPSIPAMELLRRLKIDPSSKQSYEYLITSKNFKPKLYLKKVHAQDTFEQLTRSLDTLDRSLQEQSHELKQLIQTNFAKYVRSKSNLDNIYSRFGTLMNSTNAENSQNYDEDELSVQKLNDNLNETMKQTSLKLQPLLNNNEKVQKFQWAIQFVNDNRYFFDLPKLLKNLLVNKDYTNLMFEYERAKSTYKNLSARNSGELQIGSDNSVIEKIWNEVELIMDRYRKYSWAKLLMPPAIGSSDSQEVFLPLLSKLIDLKVTENPIIMWIDTRMSNFQDQLKRTADQMMESIAQSSDNLLQNSSGNEIDLQFYLSMNIYSEERSSKADDSSANHTLMVQRGLTDVPAVVETWLLILKFMTELNTISTSFVEFWEHVERFLDNTYQTMLINERRQNRIIESNDELLEDGAAMLNLSDDEVNLLKQQGASFIKSVSNVLTSFFRSTQTKSNVKVTNNNSGNDPGSPSLYGFIPPRSNCLSCLRYLPKIVDPVFRFTTELAQLAIDSDSIESLRKLNVFITDRCVSAISSTRLRDLSMLYTLEDWEVYESLEDDRYSITLFPEMARSLQQYSIQTLRDILFSYEKLPVIKGISVVGYPSKQLLTGIEIQQVVSMESVLESVLKNAAKDKDNPRNSHTVLTLNNLKHIKSQTFPKVLQHFDEAFEMNLSTKKLELYNLLAKMESSIFGNYLSDLKFSLRDKLEDKFHDITWSTYTSNSFRVSDYIIETLMILIGIHSECFRIGPQLIERILKETQVFIAKYLFEAFKPYIGNISSDGLLQVTVDLLFLEKVLKGLLVEDTKTIIIACLQNCFQNDVPRMQRIIKETEPIVNSNLERTKIQFASLR; this is encoded by the coding sequence ATGAACGGAACGTTCGATGTTTCTGAGGAGCAGTTGCTTCAATTTTACCACTTAAAGTCCTTGGAACCAGTCACTTCTTGGAAGGAAGATTCTACGTTAGTGTATCAATTGGAAGACGGACAATGGGAAGAAGATAATCTTGAAACATCGTATGCAGTGTTGAACGATTTGCTACAGCAAGAACATGAGTTCAACCGGACTAAAGGATCTGGTACTACTTTGGAAAAGGAAGATGTAAAAGATCCCCTAAATCCATCAATTCCTGCCATGGAGTTGTTAAGACGGTTGAAGATCGACCCATCGTCTAAGCAAAGTTACGAGTACTTGATTACGAGTAAGAATTTCAAACCAAAGttgtatttgaaaaaggtTCATGCGCAGGATACGTTTGAGCAATTGACTAGGTCTCTAGACACATTGGATAGATCATTACAGGAGCAATCACATGAATTAAAACAACTCATCCAGACCAACTTTGCGAAATACGTGAGGTCGAAGTCAAACTTAGACAACATTTATAGCAGATTTGGAACACTTATGAATAGCACAAATGCTGAGAATTCTCAGAACTATGACGAAGACGAACTTTCCGTGCAAAAGCTCAATGATAACTTGAATGAGACTATGAAACAAACATCTTTAAAACTCCAGCCTTTATTGAACAATAACGAGAAGGTGCAGAAGTTCCAATGGGCCATACAATTTGTCAATGATAACAGGTATTTCTTTGACTTGCCAAAGCTTTTAAAAAATCTTTTGGTGAATAAGGATTACACAAATCTTATGTTCGAGTATGAACGCGCTAAATCCACGTACAAAAACCTATCAGCGAGAAATTCAGGCGAATTACAAATAGGAAGCGATAATTCTGTTATTGAAAAGATATGGAATGAAGTTGAGCTTATCATGGATAGGTATAGGAAATACAGTTGGGCCAAACTATTAATGCCACCTGCTATCGGCTCTAGTGACTCCCAAGAAGTATTTTTgcctcttctttcaaaattaaTTGATCTCAAGGTCACCGAAAACCCAATTATCATGTGGATAGATACCAGAATGAGTAATTTCCAGGATCAATTAAAAAGAACAGCAGATCAAATGATGGAGAGCATAGCGCAATCGTCGGATAATTTACTTCAAAACAGTTCTGGCAACGAAATTGATCTCCAATTTTACCTTTCCATGAATATATACTCTGAAGAAAGGTCTTCGAAGGCCGATGACTCCTCGGCAAACCATACTTTAATGGTCCAAAGGGGTCTGACAGATGTCCCGGCTGTCGTAGAAACGTGGTTATTAATCCTAAAGTTCATGACAGAATTGAACACCATATCAACTTCATTTGTTGAGTTTTGGGAGCATGTAGAAAGGTTCTTAGACAACACATACCAAACGATGTTGATAAATGAACGTAGGCAAAATAGAATCATAGAGTCCAATGACGAGTTATTGGAGGATGGAGCCGCCATGTTGAATTTATCTGATGACGAAGTCAATTTACTAAAACAACAAGGTGCATCGTTTATTAAATCTGTTTCAAATGTATTGACATCTTTCTTCCGGTCAACACAAACGAAATCAAATGTGAAAGTTACCAATAACAACAGCGGCAATGACCCAGGATCTCCTTCTTTGTATGGGTTCATTCCACCACGGTCAAACTGTTTAAGTTGTTTGAGATATTTACCGAAAATTGTAGATCCTGTATTCAGGTTTACTACAGAATTGGCACAACTTGCTATAGATTCTGATTCAATTGAAAGTTTGAGAAAATTGAATGTGTTTATTACAGATCGTTGCGTTTCTGCGATCTCGTCAACCAGGCTAAGAGATCTTTCAATGTTATACACTTTAGAAGATTGGGAAGTCTATGAATCACTAGAGGATGATCGTTATAGTATCACATTGTTTCCGGAAATGGCGAGATCTCTACAACAGTATAGCATCCAAACCCTTAGAGATATATTATTCTCTTATGAAAAATTACCTGTTATTAAAGGTATATCAGTTGTGGGCTATCCATCAAAACAATTACTAACAGGAATTGAAATTCAACAAGTTGTTTCCATGGAATCTGTCTTAGAATctgttttgaaaaatgcTGCTAAAGATAAAGATAATCCAAGAAACTCGCACACCGTGTTAACATTGAATAACTTAAAACATATAAAGTCTCAAACTTTCCCCAAAGTATTACAACATTTCGATGAAGCATTTGAAATGAACTTGTCCACCAAAAAATTGGAGCTTTACAATCTTTTAGCTAAGATGGAGTCTTCCATCTTCGGTAATTACTTGTCagatttgaagttttcattGAGAGACAAACTAGAGGACAAGTTTCATGATATTACGTGGTCTACATATACTTCCAACTCTTTCAGAGTTAGTGACTACATCATTGAGACgttgatgatattgattGGTATACACAGCGAGTGTTTCAGAATAGGTCCGCAATTGATTGAAAGgattttgaaagaaacacAAGTATTTATTGCCAAATACTTGTTTGAAGCATTCAAGCCTTATATTGGGAATATTTCCTCCGATggtcttcttcaagtaaCAGTAGACTTACTTTTCTTAGAAAAGGTTTTAAAAGGTTTGTTGGTTGAGGATACCAAGACTATTATTATCGCATGTCTTCAAAACTGCTTCCAAAACGACGTTCCTAGGATGCAAAGAATTATTAAGGAGACAGAACCTATCGTTAACTCAAATCTAGAGAGGACGAAGATCCAGTTTGCATCCTTGAGGTAG
- the TAF10 gene encoding Taf10p — MTDKPFEDVDIDDEMNEFDDNEEAPVDNEALFGRVEQEEAAEKTRIEDGSKRLFDLPEFTRKDKTLQEILDLMEDNPPVIPDAVIDYYMTKNGFDCSDVKVKRLLALATQKFVSDIASDAYEYSRIRSAITVHNSNNGQARARQLLIGQQLTQQQQQQNEKTNANKVVLTVNDLSSAVAEYGLNISRPDFYR, encoded by the coding sequence ATGACTGACAAACCATTTGAGGATGTCGATATCGACGATGAAATGAATGAATTTGACGACAATGAAGAAGCACCAGTGGATAACGAAGCACTCTTCGGTAGAGTggagcaagaagaagcagcagaaaAAACTCGCATAGAAGATGGAAGTAAGAGACTGTTTGACCTTCCTGAATTTACACGTAAAGACAAGACacttcaagaaatcttGGATCTAATGGAAGACAATCCACCAGTTATTCCAGATGCAGTGATAGATTACTACATGACAAAAAATGGATTCGATTGCTCAGACGTAAAGGTTAAAAGACTATTAGCCCTAGCCACTCAGAAGTTCGTCAGCGATATAGCATCTGATGCATACGAATATTCAAGAATTAGATCTGCTATAACTGTTCACAACTCGAATAATGGACAAGCAAGAGCCAGGCAGCTATTGATCGGACAGCAGCTGacccaacaacaacagcaacaaaacgaaaaaacTAATGCAAACAAAGTCGTCCTCACCGTTAATGATTTGAGTAGTGCTGTCGCTGAATACGGTTTGAACATCAGTAGACCTGACTTTTACCGTTAA
- the SMD3 gene encoding mRNA splicing protein SMD3: protein MSAIPIKLLNESQGHEVTLELNNGDMYRGKLVENEDNMNCQLRDVIYTQTNGKMTRMDDVFIRGSNIKFVVVPDMLKHAPLFKKSAVSKPPPPIRGPKRR from the coding sequence ATGTCTGCGATCCCAATCAAACTCTTAAACGAGAGCCAAGGCCATGAGGTCACTCTGGAACTTAACAATGGCGATATGTACAGAGGAAAGCTAGTAGAGAACGAAGACAACATGAACTGTCAGTTGCGAGACGttatatacacacaaaCGAACGGAAAAATGACACGTATGGATGATGTATTCATTCGAGGATCAAATATAAAGTTTGTGGTGGTACCGGATATGCTAAAACATGCTCCTttattcaagaagagtGCTGTATCAAAACCACCTCCACCTATTCGCGGTCCGAAGAGACGCTGA
- the PEP3 gene encoding tethering complex subunit PEP3: MNGGKYRNDEMSCQVEHVSLKFIKEVRQNLCCLQVENNTMFIALKTGYLFIIDLDDPATVHSFMVPMLVNNQEKLLQIWVNKQASLVLFKTNFAKYYVGHVDGIVNSSSKSGKISTLKKLNKKSCDIRTVDWGFSETRLLIGTKEGKGYHINLEPCVANASSDAQLTKVYNAVDNIDGIMFNKEYGALLVAGSQIMFWDKAQVADSDPIHVFSSVKPTASEQYEQSDKELGSRFYVSGSVFAWVTQSGIVLGDMRDKKPLLSAKVLLYMELPASTHRVKDVKLTNYHIILLRGSELIVVNQLTMKIVFQESIFNSNDVEKLHSLAVDYSQSPPTIWCHSSSNVYELVMKDENKSVVKLLCDNGRFQEALSLNDIPVAEKDYIHGLYGDFFYEKKDWVNAAQQYSQIRLSNSCGLTALKFMKDASQAESLQKLLQINLENTKDVYQVKQVILSSWIVHNYMNQLNNIDEKISRDPSNEKLANVKRVLVKDFEDFARTNFNKFDRETIYQIISRQNRKKELLFFATLAEDYEYVLSYWIKLKNWYESLKLLSLLQDPDLIYKYSSILLISSPDTTINTWMQISSLDPVPLIPAILSYFTNYQKKKAEGVRSNSQNHGANYLKWCIRDQHNSTPIIHNTFIYMMVVDKSNDKEQETIQFLTGYSKNYFDKDFILRLSLRYERYAVAICIYSELSLFEDAVKLALSHDMLAAAKGVASMVEDKELKKALWLDIAAVVIKQDQDIKSTLTMLIQESENILSIKELLPLFDEFVTIANLKEELVRSLEKHSMQVTKLSQNIRDSLKIKNEIKNDILLFKDRYEALEPGVSCSYCSKPLQTRKFFVYPCGHSINTDCIIKIIMSSNQFTLKVKIQNMQKQLSRDKNSVKPEELDELLSAQCPLCSEITLNSIDEPWDLDQNAAAKWKL, from the coding sequence ATGAATGGTGGAAAATACAGGAACGACGAGATGTCTTGTCAAGTGGAGCATGTCTCGCTAaaattcatcaaagaagtgCGGCAAAATCTATGCTGTTTGCAGGTAGAGAATAACACGATGTTTATAGCCCTCAAGACAGGGTATTTGTTTATCATTGACCTAGATGATCCGGCTACTGTACATTCATTCATGGTACCAATGCTTGTAAAcaatcaagaaaagttaCTACAAATATGGGTGAACAAACAGGCCAGTTTGGTATTGTTCAAGACGAACTTTGCTAAGTATTATGTGGGCCATGTGGATGGGATTGTAAATAGTTCGAGTAAGAGTGGGAAAATTAGTACATTGAAAAAgctcaacaagaaaagttgTGATATTCGGACCGTAGACTGGGGGTTTAGTGAAACGAGACTGTTAATAGGAACGAAGGAAGGGAAAGGATATCATATTAACTTGGAACCATGTGTTGCAAACGCAAGTAGTGACGCCCAACTCACAAAGGTATATAATGCCGTGGATAATATCGACGGAATTATGTTCAATAAGGAATACGGTGCATTGCTTGTGGCAGGATCTCAGATAATGTTCTGGGATAAGGCACAGGTTGCAGACAGCGATCCAATTCAtgtgttttcttctgtaaAACCCACTGCTAGTGAGCAATATGAACAAAGTGATAAGGAACTGGGCTCGAGATTTTATGTATCGGGTAGCGTCTTTGCATGGGTAACTCAATCCGGAATCGTGCTTGGAGACATGAGAGACAAAAAGCCGTTACTGAGTGCGAAGGTTCTATTGTACATGGAACTACCAGCATCAACGCATAGGGTCAAAGATGTGAAACTAACCAATTAccatattattttgttaAGAGGATCAGAGCTTATCGTGGTGAACCAATTGACTATGAAAATTGTATTCCAGGAATCAATATTCAATTCGAACgatgttgaaaaactaCACTCGTTAGCTGTCGACTATAGTCAATCGCCTCCAACTATATGGTGCCACTCCAGCTCCAATGTATATGAACTTGTGATGAAAGATGAAAACAAATCGGTTGTGAAACTGCTTTGTGATAATGGACGTTTCCAAGAAGCTTTATCGCTTAATGATATTCCTGTGGCAGAAAAGGATTATATACATGGGCTATACGGAGATTTCTTTTATGAGAAAAAAGACTGGGTAAATGCTGCACAGCAGTATAGTCAAATAAGGTTATCTAACAGCTGTGGTTTAACAGCATTGAAGTTCATGAAGGATGCGTCGCAAGCCGaatctcttcaaaaattgTTGCAAATAAATTTAGAGAACACAAAGGACGTGTATCAGGTTAAACAAGTTATTCTATCGTCTTGGATTGTGCATAATTATATGAACCAATTAAACAACATTGACGAAAAGATTAGTCGAGATCCTTCAAATGAAAAGTTGGCCAACGTTAAACGTGTTCTTGTTAAAGATTTTGAGGACTTCGCAAGAACAAATTTTAATAAGTTCGACAGAGAAACCATATACCAAATCATTTCAAGACAAAACCGAAAGAAGGAGCTACTATTTTTTGCCACTCTAGCGGAAGATTACGAATATGTTTTATCCTACTGGATCAAACTGAAGAATTGGTACGAATCATTGAAGTTGCTTTCGTTACTACAAGACCCAGATTTAATTTACAAGTATTCGAGTATATTATTGATCAGCTCACCAGATACAACTATTAACACGTGGATGCAAATTTCATCCCTCGATCCAGTTCCATTGATCCCAGCTATCTTATCCTATTTCACAAActatcaaaagaaaaaggcagAAGGGGTTCGTTCTAATAGTCAAAATCACGGCGCAAATTATTTGAAATGGTGTATTCGGGATCAACACAATTCAACACCGATTATACATAATACTTTCATATACATGATGGTAGTGGATAAATCAAATGAtaaggaacaagaaactaTCCAATTTTTGACAGGTTATAGTAAAAATTACTTTGACAAAGACTTCATTCTAAGATTAAGTTTACGCTATGAAAGATACGCGGTAGccatatgtatatattcgGAACTATCGCTATTCGAAGACGCAGTAAAGTTGGCTTTGTCGCATGATATGTTGGCTGCTGCAAAGGGAGTGGCCAGTATGGTTGAAGATaaggaattgaaaaagGCATTGTGGTTGGACATAGCAGCAGTCGTGATTAAACAAGATCAGGATATCAAAAGCACACTAACGATGCTAATTCAAGAATCCgaaaatattctttctataAAAGAATTGTTGCCATTATTTGACGAGTTCGTCACTATAGCAAATctaaaggaagaattggtCCGCAGCCTCGAAAAACACAGTATGCAGGTTACAAAATTGTCTCAAAACATTCGTGACTCGCtaaaaatcaaaaatgaaattaaaaacgATATTTTACTCTTCAAAGACCGGTACGAAGCCTTAGAGCCAGGTGTTTCGTGCTCGTATTGTTCCAAACCTTTACAGACAAGGAAATTCTTTGTGTATCCTTGTGGGCATTCTATCAACACTGATTGTATTATAAAAATCATCATGTCATCTAATCAATTCACTTTAAAAGTAAAGATTCAGAACATGCAGAAACAACTTTCTCGTGATAAAAACTCAGTAAAGCCCGAGGAGCTGGATGAGCTTCTTTCCGCTCAATGTCCACTCTGCAGCGAAATTACATTAAATAGTATAGATGAACCGTGGGACCTAGACCAAAACGCTGCTGCCAAGTGGAAGTTATAG
- the CDC37 gene encoding Hsp90 co-chaperone CDC37: MAIDYSKWDKIEISDDSDIEVHPNVDKRSFIKWKQQSIHEQREKRKRDISNLEFQLEMYSHLNKRVDKLMVHLKNEDLVNKETITKFLNENFDKTEKGSGENVDPDLPPYNEMVLDLFEQLERNAEKDNKDPKDGSVIRDELVKHRAKIAAVSKEAEEKLKELYTEKANHISSEDIHTGFDKGFINHSKDDESSAAAPIPEYMKQAKTNDVPLPKLKLQPIDYKDDILKLAPQTEAFGKITAGNFAESEKYLLNHPEIFSEQQKDALMMSAFELEMAGKTKEAYQVIHQSELLSYVLELYAMRKLPEFNVPQLKEVIEMFFERLFSPRSNPMAKKSFLESVQTKYEHVRTRSKAMQQESENDAEGVETIQLKSLDESSELQVNLPDFNSSDPNEVAKVKAFNKLPPKMQEAVKSRNLDEINAVFAELPMETSEEILDIFQEGGIIGINAVLEDENEFKELQEHYQNDQGIEKLSIEEENENDSQDNEIHVSSADIVD, from the coding sequence ATGGCAATCGATTATTCTAAATGGGACAAGATCGAAATCAGTGATGATTCCGATATAGAAGTCCACCCAAACGTGGATAAACGCTCTTTTATAAAATGGAAGCAGCAGAGTATTCATGagcaaagagaaaagagaaagagggATATTAGTAATTTGGAATTTCAGTTGGAAATGTACTCTCATTTGAACAAAAGAGTGGATAAGTTGATGGTACATCTTAAGAATGAAGATCTCGTCAACAAGGAGACAATAacaaagtttttgaatgagAACTTTGACAAAACTGAGAAAGGATCGGGAGAAAATGTTGATCCTGATCTACCTCCTTATAATGAGATGGTTCTAGATTTGTTTGAGCAATTGGAACGTAACGCCGAAAAGGATAATAAGGACCCTAAGGATGGCAGTGTTATCAGAGACGAATTGGTTAAACATCGTGCAAAGATTGCTGCAGTAAGTAAggaagctgaagaaaagttaaaaGAATTGTATACAGAGAAAGCTAATCACATCTCTTCTGAAGATATTCATACTGGTTTTGACAAAGGTTTTATTAACCATTCcaaagatgatgaaagtAGCGCTGCTGCACCAATTCCAGAGTACATGAAGCAAGCAAAAACCAACGATGTACCTTTGCCTAAGTTGAAGCTTCAACCTATTGATTATAAAgatgatattttgaagcTTGCACCCCAAACTGAGGCATTCGGTAAAATCACCGCTGGTAACTTTGCAGAATCAGAAAAATATCTGTTGAACCACCCTGAAATCTTTTCTGAACAGCAGAAAGATGCATTGATGATGAGTGCATTCGAACTGGAAATGGCAGGTAAAACCAAAGAGGCATACCAAGTTATACACCAATCTGAACTTTTAAGTTATGTCTTGGAACTATATGCGATGAGGAAGCTTCCAGAGTTTAACGTGCCACAACTTAAAGAAGTCATTGAAATGTTTTTCGAGAGACTATTCTCTCCACGTTCGAATCCTATGGCAAAGAAGTCATTTTTGGAGTCTGTGCAAACAAAGTATGAGCATGTGAGAACCCGTAGTAAAGCCATGCAGCAAGAATCGGAAAATGATGCAGAAGGTGTAGAAACAATTCAGTTGAAATCATTGGATGAGTCTTCTGAACTACAAGTTAATTTGCCAGATTTTAACTCTTCTGATCCTAATGAAGTTGCTAAAGTAAAAGCTTTTAATAAGTTGCCCCCTAAAATGCAAGAAGCTGTTAAATCTCGTAACCTTGATGAAATAAACGCCGTTTTTGCAGAATTACCAATGGAAACCTCGGAAGAGATTTTGGACATTTTCCAAGAAGGTGGTATTATAGGAATCAATGCAGTTTTggaagatgaaaatgaatttAAAGAACTTCAAGAGCATTACCAAAATGACCAAGGCATTGAAAAGCtatcaattgaagaagaaaatgaaaatgattcACAAGACAACGAAATCCATGTGAGTAGCGCGGATATAGTTGACTAA